A window of the Vigna angularis cultivar LongXiaoDou No.4 chromosome 3, ASM1680809v1, whole genome shotgun sequence genome harbors these coding sequences:
- the LOC108325062 gene encoding probable aquaporin NIP5-1, giving the protein MPESETGTPTAASVPATPDTPGGPLFTSLRVDSLSHERDSFTMARCKCLPSKGNTCFTDFSVGVSLPNVSLTQKVGAEFVGTFILIFAATAGPIVNNKYNGVETLMGNAACAGLTVMFIILSIGHISGAHLNPSLTIAFAAFRHFPWTHVPAYIAAQVSASICACFALKGVYHPFLSGGVTVPSVTVGQAFATEFIITFNLLFVVTAVATDTRAVGELAGIAVGATVLLNILISGPTSGGSMNPVRTLGPAVAAGNYTHIWIYLVAPTLGALAGAGVYTLVKLRDNEAEPPRQVRSFRR; this is encoded by the exons atgccGGAATCGGAGACAGGGACGCCGACGGCTGCTTCGGTGCCGGCGACGCCAGATACTCCCGGCGGACCGCTGTTCACGTCGCTGCGTGTGGACTCGCTGTCGCACGAGCGTGACTCGTTCACCATGGCCAGATGCAAGTGCTTGCCGAGCAAAGGTAACACCTGCTTCACCGATTTCTCCGTTGGTGTTTCACTGCCCAATGTTTCTCTCACTCAAAAG GTGGGAGCAGAGTTTGTGGGGACATTCATATTGATATTCGCAGCAACGGCTGGACCGATAGTGAACAACAAGTACAACGGAGTGGAGACTCTGATGGGAAATGCAGCATGTGCAGGGTTAACAGTGATGTTCATTATCCTCTCAATTGGACACATCTCAGGCGCACATCTCAACCCATCACTCACCATTGCCTTCGCCGCCTTTCGCCACTTCCCTTGGACCCATGTCCCTGCCTACATTGCAGCTCAAGTCTCCGCCTCCATCTGTGCCTGTTTTGCTCTCAAAGGCGTTTACCACCCTTTCCTCTCCGGTGGGGTCACCGTCCCTTCTGTCACCGTTGGTCAGGCCTTTGCAACTGAGTTTATCATCACTTTCAATCTCTTGTTTGTTGTCACTGCTGTTGCCACTGATACTCGTGCG GTCGGTGAATTGGCGGGTATTGCTGTTGGGGCTACAGTTTTGCTCAACATTCTCATATCAGG GCCAACAAGTGGTGGTTCGATGAATCCAGTGCGTACGTTAGGTCCTGCCGTTGCAGCAGGAAATTACACGCATATATGGATCTATTTGGTGGCTCCTACGCTGGGTGCTCTCGCCGGTGCCGGCGTTTACACGCTCGTCAAGCTCCGTGACAACGAGGCTGAACCACCGCGACAAGTTAGGAGTTTCCGTCGCTAG
- the LOC128195975 gene encoding protein MAIN-LIKE 1-like, translating to MDIVRMITLKRRIFSSSMTVINKNMKVKVKMKMKTKLKMMDSQEVHMTPPYLLTIPIMLHLPYGKAGLVMNLNFNCLINVTFFLYNYVCIQDRRGIKVVTHGKKLKHFGMYHEAIEPYISMSGLGCLVNLSYEYADHGLIVALSERWHIETNTFHLPIGEMTVTLDDVMNLLHLPIMGQFCEVEELEYDEARSHIMELLGVDHDKASAEMKQSRGPKVRLSFCFMLTFSPMSTLLNLSCTN from the coding sequence ATGGACATAGTCAGGATGATTACGTTGAAGAGGAGGATATTCAGCAGCAGCATGACTGTAATCAACAAGAACATGAAGGTGaaggtgaagatgaagatgaagacgaAGCTGAAGATGATGGATTCCCAGGAGGTCCACATGACACCTCCTTACTTACTCACTATACCCATCATGTTGCATTTGCCATATGGCAAGGCCGGGTTAGTTAtgaatctaaattttaattgtttaataaatgttacattttttttatataattatgtttgtaTTCAGGATCGAAGGGGGATAAAGGTTGTCACCCATGGCAAAAAATTGAAGCATTTTGGAATGTATCATGAGGCCATTGAGCCTTATATCTCCATGTCGGGGTTGGGTTGTTTAGTAAACCTCTCATACGAGTATGCCGATCATGGATTGATCGTTGCCCTTTCGGAGAGGTGGCACATAGAGACTAATACTTTCCACCTACCGATAGGTGAGATGACCGTCACATTAGATGACGTTATGAATTTGCTCCACCTACCCATCATGGGAcaattttgtgaggttgaggaGTTAGAGTATGATGAGGCTCGATCTCATATCATGGAGCTGCTTGGTGTGGACCACGATAAAGCTTCAGCTGAGATGAAACAGTCACGTGGTCCAAAAGTTAGGCTCAGCTTCTGCTTTATGTTGACATTTTCACCGATGTCAACCTTGTTGAATCTTTCTTGTACCAATTGA
- the LOC128195746 gene encoding protein FAR-RED ELONGATED HYPOCOTYL 3-like has translation MDNYPYLDSEINSDFILEFSYSLKEVGEGDYSDQFSTDKIFPTRADLIEWVRKIAFDLGFVVVTIRSDTATGEAGRKTFILLGCERNGKYRKYKADVQPSLSGTRKCECPFRLRGKPKGDGWVLKVMCGYHNHELAETLVGHPFAGRLNAAEQSILVDMTNSQVKPSNILLTLKEHNEDNVTTIKQIYNARYTYKRSLRGSRTEMQQLMMLLDRDKYIQRSRCLDDSNVVSDLFWTHPDSVHLVNSFNIVFLMDTTYKTNKYRLPLLEIVGVTSTGLTFTAAFALLSSERQSNFTWALERFKGLLLTSEGGPRVIITDRDLALINAINNVFPETYQMLCTFHIAKNVRAKCKMLVDKVESVDVLMEVWQNVMDCDDQSMFSAYVHRLEYASSAWPLFFDYVNRTWIIPYKTYFVKAWTNKVMHLGNTTTNR, from the coding sequence aTGGATAATTATCCATATTTGGATTCTGAAATAAATTCTGATTTTATATTGgaattttcttattctttaaaAGAAGTGGGTGAGGGTGATTATTCAGATCAATTTTCCACTGATAAAATATTCCCAACACGCGCCGATTTAATTGAATGGGTTCGAAAGATTGCATTTGATCTTGGATTTGTTGTCGTCACTATAAGATCTGACACAGCAACTGGTGAAGCTGGTAGAAAGACATTTATTTTGTTAGGCTGTGAAAGAAATGGGAAGTATAGGAAGTATAAGGCAGATGTTCAACCTAGTTTATCTGGCACAAGAAAATGTGAGTGTCCGTTTAGGTTGAGGGGTAAACCTAAAGGAGATGGTTGGGTGTTGAAGGTTATGTGCGGCTATCACAACCATGAATTAGCAGAGACTTTGGTCGGTCATCCTTTCGCGGGTAGGTTAAATGCGGCTGAACAATCAATTCTTGTGGACATGACTAATAGTCAAGTAAAGCCGTCAAATATTCTTTTGACTCTGAAAGAACATAATGAAGATAACGTGACAACGATAAAGCAAATATATAATGCGAGGTACACGTACAAACGATCTTTGAGAGGGTCTAGAACGGAAATGCAGCAGTTGATGATGTTGTTAGATAGAGACAAATACATCCAGAGAAGTAGATGTTTGGACGATTCTAACGTGGTAAGTGACTTGTTTTGGACACATCCCGATTCAGTGCACTTAgtcaattcttttaatattgttttcttaatgGATACGACGTACAAAACGAACAAATATCGACTTCCGTTGCTCGAGATTGTGGGAGTCACATCAACTGGTTTGACATTCACAGCCGCCTTTGCATTACTTTCAAGTGAACGCCAAAGTAATTTCACTTGGGCATTGGAAAGGTTCAAAGGATTATTATTGACATCAGAGGGCGGTCCACGCGTTATTATCACTGACAGAGACCTTGCTTTGATAAATGCAATTAATAATGTCTTTCCGGAGACTTATCAGATGTTATGTACATTCCACATTGCGAAAAATGTTAGAGCCAAATGCAAGATGTTAGTGGATAAGGTTGAGTCAGTGGATGTGTTGATGGAAGTGTGGCAGAATGTCATGGATTGTGACGACCAGTCTATGTTTAGTGCTTATGTTCATCGTCTTGAGTATGCCTCTTCTGCATGGCCTCTATTTTTTGATTATGTCAACCGCACTTGGATAATTCCGTACAAGACATACTTTGTCAAGGCGTGGACGAACAAAGTTATGCATCTAGGCAACACTACAACAAAcaggtaa